In a single window of the Emys orbicularis isolate rEmyOrb1 chromosome 11, rEmyOrb1.hap1, whole genome shotgun sequence genome:
- the PARP9 gene encoding protein mono-ADP-ribosyltransferase PARP9, with the protein MDTEEESLTIPISKDVYEILTRRESCLRDLIEKKFGCISLFKSIRCPLEVYRKTLKEGIEISVWMDDMTRHNADALVNAANEHLHHIGGLALALAKAGGLEIKQESKRYIERHGTLTTGQIAVTGGGRLSCKKIIHTVGPRWSAYESERCCQTLEAAIINVLKYVNAPDNNIKSLAIPAVSSGIFGFPLDLCAHVIVQTIKNFVELAPLFGWVKEIHLVNVDEPTVAAMKRACEKLLGRSDINSLQETLPASANQLQDSITINGLHLHIIRGQIEDQQTAIIVNSLVIHDDLSRGNISRAILRKAGSFLQQEFLFESQKLPLSCEKFILTKGYNLACKSVLHIVWSSQSSNDSRKVLKTAMSRCLLKIQEPPFPSISFPVIGSGVLHLAKDEVADIMIDEVLSFAKEHPGRKLDVYFVIHPNNSSVYKAFRTKFDSAKSKLGQDVECNRSDDLGSRSDRQAEMENKKTGPAIELIGNRCETLEAAKIWIKNIMQVQESHRIVIENNHIFNLSKKDHAELSRLQRFGASISEEVVGGKARLEIQGPPDAVIDAVFLIENLLCDVQENNRAKQEELLLSEGQLETDYPPERFRDKTRDTKMRYQIFPVESYCQEFKDREKRFEKAGLRVLKIEKIHNPVLSAAFQRIKKCVEGKTIGKQICHRLYQRVPAQFCSLVCRAGFQRTYSPPPEQKYGAGIYFIRNPRNLMEDTKEKCEMDHLICVFEAEVVTGLYTEGKQSYIVPPAVDADGMTVYDSVVDDVHKPETFVIFNSNQAVPHYILTCSQIWAEGVSALLGNQGPGR; encoded by the exons ATGGATACAGAGGAGGAAAGCTTAACAATTCCCATCAGTAAAGATGTTTATGAAATCCTTACAAGACGAGAGAGCTGTCTACGTGACCTCATTGAGAAGAAGTTTGGTTGTATATCTCTTTTTAAGAGTATAAGATGTCCCCTTGAAGTATACAGGAAAACCCTGAAGGAAGGAATTGAGATATCTGTTTGGATGGATGATATGACAAGACATAATGCTGATGCTTTGGTGAATGCAGCCAATGAACATTTGCACCATATTGGAGGCCTTGCTCTTGCCCTGGCGAAAGCTGGTGGGCTAGAAATTAAACAAGAGAGTAAACGTTATATTGAGCGTCATGGAACACTCACCACTGGTCAAATAGCGGTAACAGGTGGAGGCAGGCTTTCTTGTAAGAAAATTATCCACACAGTAGGTCCAAGATGGTCTGCATATGAAAGTGAGAGATGTTGTCAAACACTTGAGGCAGCCATTATAAATGTCCTGAAATATGTTAATGCTCCAGATAATAATATAAAGTCTCTGGCTATCCCTGCAGTGAGCTCAGGAATTTTTGGCTTCCCACTAGATTTATGTGCTCATGTGATTGTACAGACTATAAAGAATTTTGTTGAGCTAGCTCCATTATTTGGCTGGGTCAAAGAAATCCACTTGGTGAATGTTGATGAGCCCACAGTTGCAGCAATGAAAAGGGCCTGTGAAAAGTTGCTGGGGAGGAGTGACATCAACTCACTTCAGGAGACTCTGCCAGCTTCAGCAAACCAGCTTCAAGATTCCATCACAATCAATGGTCTTCACCTACATATCATAAGAGGACAAATTGAAGATCAGCAA ACTGCAATTATTGTTAATTCTCTGGTCATACATGATGATCTGTCAAGAGGAAACATTTCAAGAGCAATTCTGCGAAAAGCAGGCTCATTTCTTCAGCAGGAATTTCTGTTTGAGTCTCAGAAACTTCCTCTATCTTGTGAGAAATTCATATTGACAAAAGGATACAATCTGGCCTGCAAGTCTGTGCTCCACATAGTATGGTCATCACAAAGCAGCAATGATTCACGCAAG GTACTAAAAACTGCAATGTCAAGATGTTTGCTTAAGATTCAGGAGCCTCCATTTCCTTCAATTTCCTTCCCAGTAATTGGATCTGGAGTATTACATTTGGCAAAGGATGAAGTGGCAGATATTATGATTGATGAAGTTTTAAGCTTTGCAAAGGAACATCCTGGGAGGAAGTTAGATGTGTATTTTGTGATCCATCCAAATAACAGTTCTGTCTACAAG GCTTTCCGAACCAAGTTTGATTCAGCGAAAAGCAAACTGGGACAAGATGTGGAATGCAACAGAAGTGATGATTTGG GGTCACGCTCTGACAGACAAGCTGAAATGGAGAATAAAAAAACTGGACCAGCCATTGAACTTATTGGAAACCGCTGTGAAACACTGGAAGCAGCAAAAATATGGATCAAAAACATAATGCAAGTCCAGGAAAGTCACCGTATCGTTATCGAAAACAATCACATTTTTAACCTTAGCAAAAAAGATCATGCAGAACTGTCTCGTCTGCAGCGTTTTGGTGCATCCATATCAGAAGAAGTGGTTGGTGGAAAGGCGAGATTAGAGATTCAAGGTCCTCCTGATGCTGTAATTGATGCGGTGTTCTTGATCGAAAATTTACTGTGTGATGTGCAAGAGAATAATAGAGCCAAGCAAGAAGAACTGCTGCTGTCAGAGG GCCAGCTGGAAACTGATTATCCTCCAGAAAGATTCCGAGACAAGACAAGGGATACCAAAATGCGTTACCAGATCTTTCCAGTAGAATCATACTGCCAGGAATTCAAGGACCGAGAAAAACGATTTGAAAAAGCTGGGCTTCGTGTTCTCAAG ATAGAAAAAATACATAATCCTGTTTTATCAGCTGCCTTCCAACGGATTAAAAAATGTGTAGAAGGAAAAACTATTGGAAAGCAGATATGCCATAGATTGTACCAGCGTGTTCCTGCTCAGTTCTGTAGCTTGGTATGCAGAGCTGGATTTCAGAGAACATACTCCCCTCCACCAG aaCAAAAATATGGAGCTGGCATCTACTTTATCAGGAACCCCAGAAACCTAATGGAGGATACCAAGGAAAAGTGTGAAATGGACCATCTAATTTGTGTATTTGAGGCTGAGGTAGTAACAGGCTTATACACTGAGGGCAAACAGTCTTATATTGTGCCACCAGCAGTTGATGCAGATGGCATGACTGTATATGACAGTGTAGTAGATGATGTTCACAAGCCTGAAACCTTTGTCATTTTTAACAGTAATCAGGCCGTTCCACACTATATATTGACATGTTCCCAGATTTGGGCTGAGGGGGTCAGTGCCTTACTAGGCAACCAGGGGCCCGGTAGATGA